A stretch of DNA from Rhizobium sullae:
GCGCTCGATGCTGCTCTTCTGAACACGGAACGTCACCTGTCTGGCAAGGATGCAGCGATATTCGCCGATGGAAAGCTCCGCTTCCCCAAGGAGCCAAGAGGCGACAACGAGCAGGAACAAATGCGTGCCGTCACGGCGAGGTTATACGCCATGATGCCGCGGGTGCGGATTACCGACCTGCTCGATCAGGTCAACCACTGGACCGACTTCACAGAGCATTTCTCCCATGTCTCCACCGGATTGCCACCTGTGGATCAGCGCGCCTTCATGGCCGCATTGATCGCTGAAGCGACCAATCTCGGCCTGTCACGAATGGCCGAAATGTGCGGTACGGTCACCCGGCGGGCGTTGCTGCGTATGCAGACATGGCACATGCGAGAGGACACCTACCGCGCCGCGTTGGCGAGCATGACCGATGCAATTCATGCCGAGCCGCTATCGGTCTGGTTTGGCGAAGGCTGGCGCGCTTCCGCCGATGGACAGGCCTATTATCTCGGTGGTCCGGGCGAAGCTGGCGGCACAATCAATGGGCACTATGGCCGTGACCCGATCGTGAAAATCTACACCACGATCACCGATCGCTATGCGCCGCTTCATCAGAAGGTCATCGCTGGCACCGCTGGTGAAGCCATCCATGCATTGGATGGCATTCTCGGCCACGAAAGCAATGTCGACATCGGGGCGTTGCATGTCGATGGTGGCGGAGTTTCCGATATCGTCTTCGCCATCGCAGCGCTGCTGGGCCGCTCCTTTGAGCCTCGAATTCCGCGCCTGTCGGACCGCAAACTCTATGCATTCGAACCGAAAACAAGATATGGCCGTCTGGCGCCGCTGTTTGGACACCGGCTCGACGCTCACCTAATCCTGGGGCATGCCGATGAAATCGGCAAGGTAATCCGGGCACTCGCCGACAAGGTGGTCACACCTTCCCTTATCCTGAAGAAGCTGTCCGCCTACCGGCAGCAGAACAGTCTGGCAGCGGCCTTGCGCGAAATCGGGCGAATCGAACGCACACTCTTCACCTTACGATGGTTTGAGGATCCCGCTCTTCGGCAACTCGTCACCGCAGAACTCAACAAGGGCGAAGCGCGAAACACCCTTGCCCGCGCCGTCGCCTTCCATCGCCTGGGACGCTTCCGGGACCGGAGCCATGAAAACCAAGCGAGCCGGGCCGCAGCCCTCAATCTCGTCACGGCCGCCATCGTACTCTTCAATTGCCGGTATCTCGGACGGATCACGGAGGCCATGCGCCGGCAAGGCAGGCCATTCGATGAGAAGATGATCCCCAAACTGTCGCCGTTGGGCTGGGACCATATCAATATTACCGGCGACTACGTCTGGTCCGACGCCCTGGAGGTCGATGAGGAGGGCCTCCTGCCGATCAGGTCGGCTCCATCCTGAGCGGAAAACCGCCTACCGTATATCTGCGTCCCAATAATGTACTGGAGCCTCATTGCCAAGGGGATCAAACCATCCCCGGCCGGAGTGAGTGACGATGATGATTTCGCTGCCGCGACGATACTTCATCGCGCGCTTCGTGCTTTCTTTGACATCAAGGGCAAACCCGGCCGCCTCCAACACCGCCTGGCAGCCCACCGTCTCTCGTAGTCGTTCGATCTCGTCTCGCTTCATATCTCTCTTCCGGCCGCGTTGCGGCCGACCTTCCATCTCTTTTCTTCCCGCTTTTTGCGGGACAGCTTTGGACAGGCGCGAAGAGCAAAGGCCGCAAGGGCATGGCCCGCAAGGTGCAAATTTGCACCGGCCATGGCGGAGCTTCCCTTGCGGCCGCGGGCTCGCAAGCGGCAGCCGGAACGGCAAGGCGGCTCAATGAGCCGCCCAGGGATGAAATTCATGGATGACCTCGAGGTCGTCGCTTGCGTCGATCTCGTCAGAGGGAAGGACGCCATATTCGCCATCGACTTCGAAGACGGTGACCGGGACCATCAGGTCGCGCGAAAGCTGGAAGGCGTGGGACTGTGCGAGAGAGAGATCATGCGACATTTGAGAGGCTCCATCTGGGAGCGGGCCAATTCCCGCTCGATGGCTCCAAAAAGGCACGGGGACGGGCGCGATCACCGCGATGGCGAAGCCGTGAGCGGCCGCAGCTCGCTAGCGGACCCCTTGCGGGTTGATCGTGCAAGATCCGGACCCGGGCCAGGACGCCATCGCATGAGAGCGGGATTGGTTTGCTCCCGGCCGGCGCTTTCACCTCATCGCTCGGTTTCGATCGTCTTGTCTCTCACGAACGGCCCTTCGCTGCCGCTGAGATCCGGTTACCTTGCTGTGGCAGCCAGGAATTTCACGACCAGCCTACTGACCAGAATTTGTATATGATCTTCGGACAACGGAGAGCCGATGGGCCAAACGTTCTCATCGTGTTATGTTATAACATCTCGCATAAACAGAGTTATGGAACTGCGCCAAAAAGAGACCCGCCTTCGCAAGAGGCGCGCGGCAGTGTAGCGGCATCGCCAGTTGCATATGGCCACCCGCTTTTTTGGACAGTTTGGCCTCGGCTTTCATTGTTCTGCCAGTGACGCCAACTGCTTTTGCCTACTCTTGGCCGGTCAGCCATGCCAGAGCTTGCTTCCCCGCCGCAGTTACGGTGACGCTGCGGTCGGCGTCCCGCTGGATCCATGTCTTCGCCAGGAGGTGCCGGCAGAGCGCCGCTCCAAGGTGACCGCCTAAATGAAACTGATGATGTTCGCTCCAGTCGGGGCAGGCGAAAGCTAATCGCCTATGCGAATGGGTTTCTTCGTGTGTGCCGTAGTCCAGTTCCAATCGATCGAATGCATCCCGCGCGTTAGGCCCGATACGGACATCATCCCAAGGGAAGGCAGGTTCCGTCAACGCACCGTAGCCAATCAAACCTTGCATAATCTGGACGCCGATGCGGCCGGCCAGGTGATCGTAGCATGTCCTCGCCTGCCGAAGAGCATCCGGCGTATGCATTGTCGTCATCGTTCGGCTGCCGGTGGCGGCCCAAGAGAGCGAGGCAATCACCTCGGCGATTGTCGGCGAGGCGACGCGATAAATGACCATCCGGCCATTCTTCTCCGCCTCCACGAGGCCATGCGCACGCAGGCGGCGAAGGTGGTTGGAAACATTTGATTGGGACGTTCCGGTCGCCTCGACAAGCTGCGCGACCGAACACGGTCCCCAGGTGAGACACTGAAGCATCTGCAGTCTCAGAGGGTCGGCGAGCATCTTGGCGATGGCTGTCGCTACTTCTAATTCATTTGTCATTGACTTCTTCTACGTTTTGGCGTCATCTATCACCAATTAGTGATATGTCAAGTTTCTGGTTGTGATTACGTGCACTTGGCGAGGGGCCGAATGTTCAAAAATCCGAAGGTGGCAGCCGCCAATCTCGCTGTTGCCAATGCGATATTTGGCACGATCGGCCTCTTCGCGGTTGAAGCGGGCCTGCCGCCCGTTGCCACCGTATTTTGGCGCTGCGTTGTCGCGACCGTGTTCCTTCTGGTGTGGTGTATCGGATTTGGCCATCTGGCACCGGCTAATCTCTCACCAAGGTTGCTGATATATGCTGCTATCGGAGGCATCGGCAATATCGGAAGTTCCGTGGCCCTGTTCGGAGCATACAAATTCTCCAGTATTGCGACTGCAACTATTATCTATCACGTACAGCCCTTCTTTGTCGTCTTGATTGGCGCCTTGGCGTTGCACGAAACCATAAAGGCGTCAGAGATCCTTTGGATCGTTCTTGCATTCGTCGGCTTGATATTGTCGACCGGCCTGATCGGCACGACGGGCGGCGATGGCTCATGGATTCCCGGCGTGGGTCTTTCACTCGTGGCCGCGTTTTTATATGCCGTTGGCACGATCATTGGCAAAGAACTGGGCGCGCAGAGGCCTGAGGTCACAACCCTGGTGCAGACGATCGTCGGTGCTCTTTTACTGTCGCCTTTCGCGGATCTGGCCGCCCCGGTGCCCGTGCAGTCGTGGAAGTGGCTCATCTCTTTGGGGATCTTGCACACCGGCATCGCCTATGTGCTGCTTTTCTCAGCCTATCCGCGCCTTAGAACACCTGTTATCGGCGTTTTCGCGTTCATTTTTCCGTTGGTTGCAATCCTCGTCGATCTGCTGGTTTACGACAAGCCCATCGATTTGCTTCAGGCGGCCGGATTGCTTCTGATCATGCTTGGTACGTTGGGTGTTCAGCTGGGCTGGGCGGGAAATTTCCGTCGCGTTCGCGCGGTCCAAGGTTCGTCCAATCCCAATTGAATGGTCAAAGCGTATCGCTCGTTCTTGTTGATCAAACCTGCCACGAGACGGCAGCAGAGTAACCTTGAGGAGCTACTATGGATTCCAGTCGCCACTGCCCGGCAATGATGTTTCCATCCATGACCGATATCCGGTTCAAGGGCGTGCTAAACCCGGTTCCGATGGCCTTCAACAACGCCTCTTTTCGAGTCCACAAGGTAAAGAATGAAGGCATTCGGTTCTCGACGCCGCTTTCGATAAGCCACTGATGTTCGTCGCTACAGAAGTAGTCATAGACCATGCCTTCCGCATCTTCGATTACACGGTGCTTTTCGATGTCAATGCCGACGTCAGTGGGACTGATCGCAATGGCGATGAAATTGCCGGAGTGGGAAACGTTGAACCTCAGGTTCGAAACGGGCTCGAAGAGGAGCGGCTTGCCGTATCGGCCTTTGGCAAAGCCTAGCGACGCAGGCGCTATGCCGAGTTCCCGAGATAGCTCGGATCTCAAAATAAACTTTGACAAGATCGAGCGCGTGCGTTCGGCCCTGTCGAAAATCGCGCCCGCCTCTTCCAGTTCGTCTACGGGCAGGTGGTCCAGGATGGCCTGCGGCAACGGCTCCCTGCCAAGGATGTGCGGCGATGCGTCGTACACTTTGTAGCGGCAGCTCTCATCTAAAACTTTTGCATCAAACAGGAGCATACGAAACCCTAGCGATCATTCTACGACATGACTTTCGGACTAATCGGTGAGGTGCACGCGCCGCAGTCGAGTGTACGCAACGTCTATTTCATTGAGAGAAAGCAACGTCATGCAAGATACGTACCACGGGAACGAAATCGCGATCATCGGAATGGCATGCCGGTTTCCCGACGCCGACACCGTAGACACATACTGGAAGAATTTGAAGCAGGGCCGCGAGAGCATTGTTCCAGTCTCCCGCGAGCAGCTTCGCCGCCTCGGTGTGGCGGACAAGGTTATCGATGGCGGCGACTATGTTGAAGTTTCAGCCAATCTACCGAATTTTGACGCCTTTGATGCCGGGTTCTTCAAGTTGTCGGAGAAAGAGGCCGAAACGATCGATCCTCAACATCGTCTGTTTCTGGAGTGCGCTTGGGAAGCGCTCGAGGCTGCGGGATACGCACAAAGGCGAAGCGAGCTTCTGATCGGCGTTTACGGCGGTGTGGGACCAAGCACCTATTCGACGGATTTTCTGCAGAATCTATATCAGGTCCCCGGCACGAACCGCTTTCTCGACAGCGCCTCAGGCTTCCTGGTCATGCTTGGAAACGACAAGGATTATGTCAGCACAAGAACGTCCTACAAACTCGACCTGCGCGGACCAAGCCTGAACGTGCAGAGCGCGTGCTCGACCGGTCTGCTATCGGTGCATCTGGCATGCCAGGGGCTGCAACTGGGAGAATGCGACGTTGCCCTTGCTGGCGCATCATCGATTCTCATCCCTCACGGCGTAGGTTACATCCATCAGGCAGGCGGTATCGTTTCGCGTGAGGGCCATTGCCGGGCTTTTGACGCCGCTGCTGATGGAACGGTTTTTAGCAGCGGAACAGGAGTTGTTGCTCTCAAACGTCTGGACGACGCGTTGTCCGACGGAGATTTCATTCACGCTGTCATCAAAGGTTCTGCCGCAAACAACGACGGCGCCGCTAAAGCGAGCTTTGGTGCGCCGAGCGTGCGGGGACAGGCTGACGTCATCAGACAGGCGCTTGCCAATGCCGGCGTCGAGGCAAATTCAATTGGGTTCATCGAAACCCACGGAACTGGAACGCCGCTGGGAGATCCGATCGAAGTGCGCGCCTTGGCTGAGGTATTCGCACCGTCTTCGAACGAGCAGGCCCGCTGCGCTCTCGGCTCGGTTAAGACGAACATCGGCCATTTGTCGGCGGCGGCGGGTATTGCGGGTCTCATCAAGGCGGTCCTGGCCTTGCAGCATCGGACCATTCCGCCAACATTGCACTTCCAAAGTTTAAATCCGGCAATTTCCTTTGACGGAACACCTTTCTACATAAATACCGCGCCGGAAGATTGGCCCGCGCAGGCGCCTTGCAGGGCAGGCGTGACATCGCTCGGTGTTGGCGGCACGAATGTGCATGTCGTCCTGGAGGAAGCTCCTCGGCAGCGATCGGCCGACGAAGAGCGGAAGGGACAAAGGCCAGACGTCCTCGCGTTGTCGGCGGATTCCGAAAAGGCATTGAGCAACCTGCTGCTGAAATACCGCGACTATCTCCTTGGCCCGGTGGCACCAGAGCCATCAGACGTCTGCTACAGTGCAAACACAGGGCTTGCACATTTCCCCTACCGCTTCGCGGCAGTGTCGACGAGCGCGGCCGACCTTGCCGAGCAGCTTGACGTCGCGTCGAAGCGCACGTCTTCAGTCGCTCCCAGCCAAGACGGCAAGCTGGCATTTCTGTTTACCGGCCAAGGATCCCAATACCCCGGAATGGGCAAGATTCTCTACCAAACTGAACCGGTCTTTCGCCACTGGATCGATATCGCAAATCCACTAGTCACGGACGAATGCGGCGTCCCTCTCCTCGACCTATTGTTCTCTCCCCTGGTGAGCAAAGAGCTGCTTGATCAAACGCGCTACACACAGCCCGCCTTGCTGGCGTTTGAATATGCGCTCGCAAAGCTCTGGCTGGCGCGTGGGGTCAAACCCGATGTCCTCATTGGACATAGCCTGGGCGAATTCACTGCCGCCTGCGTGTCCGGAATTCTCCCATTCGACCAAGCTCTGCGGCTTGTCGGGGCGCGTGGTCGGCTCATGCAGGACGCTCGTCCGGCCGGTGCGATGCTGGCTGTTGCCATGGGCCTCGACGAGGCGCGTCGATTGATCAGAGAATTCGGGTCAAGCCTTTCGATCGCCGCGAAGAACGCGCCGCTCAGCGTGGTTGTATCGGGCGAAAAACAGGAAATACTGGCCCTTCGTGAAGAGCTGGAAAGATGCGGCGTCAGTCATTCGATCGTCAACGCTTCGGTAGCGTCCCATTCTTCGCTGATGGAATCCATAGTCGGGGATTTCGCCCATCATGCGAAGTCTGTCGATTTTTCATCACCGACGCTTCCAATCATCGCAAATGTAACGGGAAGCATTTCCTCGCAGGAGATGACCAGTCCCGACTATTGGTGCAAACAGCTGCTAAAACCTGTCCTTTTCGAACAAAGCGTCGAAACCGCGTTGCGACTGGGTGTAACGACATTCCTGGAAATTGGCCCCAAATCCGTCCTTTCAAATCTCGGTAAAATGTGCGCCAGCGATCGACCGGCAATCCAAAACACTGCCTGGATTACAGCATTGAGTGAGAACGTGGATGATTGCGAGCAGGATGCGCTTGCTTTGGCTCAACTCTTTGAAAGTGGCGCGGGGATTGATTGGGCGGCCATTTACGAGGACAGGAAGGGACGGCGTATTCCTCTTCCAAGCTATCCATTCCAAAGACGGCGATATTGGCCGGGCGTTGACGATAAGGTCGATGAGAGATGGTTTCATCGAACGCTTTGGCGTCCTGAAGAACAGGCGGATCGTTCAGCAGACAGCCCGCTGCCCCAGATCCTCCTCGTATGTGGTGGCGCGGACACTGCAGCAACCGAACTGGTCAACCTGCTTGAGCGACAAATTACCGCCGAAGCGGCAAAGACAGTGCGTTGGGGCCGCCACAGGCCAATCGTGATGTATCTCAACGAAATCAATATCGCTGACATTCAGGCGCTGCTCCGCCACACGACGACCGGAAAAGACGCCCCGGAATGCCGACTGATTTACGTGGCCTTCGCGTCGTCACAGGAAGACGGTGAAACAGCGCCGCAGGCGGGACCAGATGCCACTCAAGGGATCTTTGATGCGCTACGCTTTGTGCGCGACGCGTCCGCCTTCGATGGCCCTATAGACCTCAAGGTCCAGATCTTGACGCGCAACGCGGTCAGCATCGATCACCAGGATCTTCCTGTCGTGCCCGCCCAGGCCGCCATTTGGTCTGTCGCGACGGTGTTCGGGCAGGAGCACCGCGACATATGGCACAGTGTGATCGACTTCGACCAATCCTCGACGGATCTTGTAGTCGCACGGCTTTTACGCGGTGATTTGGCCGACCAGACGGCACTTCGACGCCGAAGCAGCTTTGTTGCCCGACTTGAGGATGTGGAACTAGCAGAGTCGCGGTCGCTCGCTTTCAGGGATGATGCCACCTATCTCGTCACGGGCGGACTTGGCGGCGTCGGAAGATCGCTGGTGCGATGGCTTGCAGATTGCGGCGCTAAAAACATTCTGCTCATCGGCAGGTCGCTCGAAGACGAAACCAAGCGGAGCGAACTGAAAGCCCTTCGAGAACGCATTCCAAACCTCCGCTTCGAAAGGGCCGACGTAGCGTCCCGCGCGGATATGGCGCGGATTTTTTCCGATATTGAGGTATCGGGCTTCCCGTTAAAGGGCGTCTTTCACGCGGCTGGCGTCAATGAAAATGGCATGATTGCGGATGTTGCCCATGACGCCCTCGACAGAGCCTTGAGGCCAAAACTTCATGGGACGCTCGTGCTCGATGAACTCACGCGCTCGTGCGAGATGGATGTCTTCATCTGCTTTTCCTCTCTGTCATCCATGCTGGGGTTTAAGGGGCAGGCTGCTTATGTGGCCGCAAATGCCGCCATGGAAGCAATCGTGACGAAGCGCGCTTGCGAGGGGTTCCCGGCGCTTGCGATCTGCTGGGGGCCCTGGGCAGGTGACGGAATGTCGGCCTCTTTCGGTGCCCGACAGAAAGCGCGTCTTGCCGCCATGGGCATTCGGGAATTTTCCCCCGATGAAGGGGTAGAGAAGCTTTCGCGCCTTTTCGGCCTCTCGGGGATCTACGGCGCTTTTCCAATCGTCTGGCAAAGCTATCTCGACCAGTTCAATCGACGAATTCCGCCACTATTTTCGGCAGTAACATGCCCCAAACCGACAAGCGTTGTCGGCACTGGACGAACATCCAAACGCCCGTTCAAAGACGAAGCGGCCGCGCTTCCCATCGAGGAGCGGACGGATTTTGTCGTTTCGAGTATTTCCGCGATCGTCGCCAAGACCCTTGGTACATCCCCGAAAACGGTTAGGACAGACGAAGCGATCAATCGGCTGGGCTTCGATTCTCTCACCACCTTGGAATTGCGCGACGCCCTGAAGGCACTCGGCGTGGTCCTACCCCTTGGCCCGCTCTTTTCCGGTGCCTCGATCGCCGACATCTCCAAGATAATCCTCGATCAACTGGAAACCCAAACGGGTGTGCGCCTTGCTCCGCCGTCTGCAGTTCTTCCTGCTCGACGTGAACCGTTGATCATTCCAAGACGGAATGAAAATGCGAGCATGCAGCTTGTTTGCTTCGCGTATGCCGGCGGAGGACCGGCCGTCTTCAATGGCTGGGCCGACCAACTTCCAGATGACATCGAAGTGGCTATCGTTCAATTGCCCGGAAGAGGCTCACGGCTGGCTGAGCGGCCGCATACGAGGATGCATGATCTCGTTGATGAGCTGACGCCTGTCTTGGTTGACTACCTCGACAGGCCATTTGCCTTCTTCGGTCATTGCGTAGGCGGTATCCAGGCTTTCGAACTCGCCCATCGCTTGGAACGCGAATATCGATTGCATCCGCATCATCTGTTCGTCGCCGGGTCGAGAGCTCCCCAGATCTATAATGAACGACAGGCGGCTATTGACGCTGTCCAATTCGGTGCGACGGCAGCTCGTTCCGGAGCTGCAACCGAAGAGGATTTCATTGACATGCTTAAGGATGTCAACTTCGCAAACAACAAGGCTCTCTTCAAGGATGCCGAATTGTTGTCTCTCATGCTCCCCGTCATCAAAGCCGACTACGAGCTTAACAACACCTACATCTATCAGCCAAAACACCCCCTTGCCACGCCCATCACGGCAATTGGCGGTCGGGCCGATCCTTACACGACCGGCGAACATATCCTGGCGTGGAGCGAGCAATCCATGTTGCCGTTAGACACCCATTTCTGCCCGGGCGACCACTATTTCATGGAAACCCATAGCTCCTTTCTGATCGAGACAGCTGCCCAAATTCTTCTGGGATATGCCTCTCAGGCAAGGCCACGTCACATCAGGATTGTTTCGTCCAACTGACTGTTTTTCAAATGGAGATTCCGATGTCGTTGAAACTGATGAATGCCACGATCAACGTTGCCGCACTTTCATTTGTGATGATGTTCTCGTTAAGCCCAGAACGCGTTTTGGGGCAGACACAATCAGCGCCGATCACGTTCTACGACGGGGGATGGGAGAACATCCAAATCAGCAACGCGATTGCCATTTACATGATCAAGCACGGCTTCGGGCGCCAAGCCGTGGACGTCGATTCCAATGTTCCGAAAATGCAAAACGCGATGAGAAGCGGAACGATGGACGTCAATCTGGAAATGTACAACAACCTCATGGCGGAATGGGTGAGCGCACAGGTCACAGACGGCAAGATTGTCGAGCTCGGCGAAACTTACGAGAGTGCCTCGCAGGGCTTTTATGTTCCCACCTATGTCATCAAAGGAGATGCCGCCCGAGGCATCAAGCCCCTCGCCCCCGATCTTAGCAGCGTTCAGGATCTTCGCAAATATCTTCAAGCATTTCGCGAACGCGATCCGGACAGGCAAGCCAAATTCATCAATTGCATACCCGGCTGGGCTTGCCGGGAGATCAACCTGATCAAGCTTGCGACATACGGGCTGGATAATGATCTCAAATCCATCGAACCAAAAACAGAAAACGAGCTGAACGAAACCATTCTGAAGGAATACGAGGCGGGGCGTCCGTTCATAACCTATTATTGGGCTCCCAGTGCGCTGCCGACCATGATCGACCTGACGCTTCTGAAGGAACCTGCTTACGACCCCGCTTGCTGGGCTGCAATCGAAAAGCTGCTCACGCCGTTTCAGCCTGGCGTTCCGGCTGAACGAGCTTGCGCCTATGAGACTATTCCAATCCTGAAATATGCGACGAAGAAAATGGTCGGTGAAAACCCGGACGTTGTTGCCTTCCTGCGGGCCATGTTCATCGGTTCCAAGACGATGGGCGAGCTTGCGGCTTACATGCATAAGCAAAGGGCCACGCCTGACGAGACCGCACTTTATTTTCTGAGAAATCATCAGACGACCTGGACGAAATGGGTCTCCGATCCCGTCCGATCGCGGGTTGCCGCGTCGCTCTCCCACTAATTCATCGCA
This window harbors:
- a CDS encoding ArsR/SmtB family transcription factor, with the translated sequence MTNELEVATAIAKMLADPLRLQMLQCLTWGPCSVAQLVEATGTSQSNVSNHLRRLRAHGLVEAEKNGRMVIYRVASPTIAEVIASLSWAATGSRTMTTMHTPDALRQARTCYDHLAGRIGVQIMQGLIGYGALTEPAFPWDDVRIGPNARDAFDRLELDYGTHEETHSHRRLAFACPDWSEHHQFHLGGHLGAALCRHLLAKTWIQRDADRSVTVTAAGKQALAWLTGQE
- a CDS encoding DMT family transporter encodes the protein MFKNPKVAAANLAVANAIFGTIGLFAVEAGLPPVATVFWRCVVATVFLLVWCIGFGHLAPANLSPRLLIYAAIGGIGNIGSSVALFGAYKFSSIATATIIYHVQPFFVVLIGALALHETIKASEILWIVLAFVGLILSTGLIGTTGGDGSWIPGVGLSLVAAFLYAVGTIIGKELGAQRPEVTTLVQTIVGALLLSPFADLAAPVPVQSWKWLISLGILHTGIAYVLLFSAYPRLRTPVIGVFAFIFPLVAILVDLLVYDKPIDLLQAAGLLLIMLGTLGVQLGWAGNFRRVRAVQGSSNPN
- a CDS encoding 4'-phosphopantetheinyl transferase family protein, which encodes MLLFDAKVLDESCRYKVYDASPHILGREPLPQAILDHLPVDELEEAGAIFDRAERTRSILSKFILRSELSRELGIAPASLGFAKGRYGKPLLFEPVSNLRFNVSHSGNFIAIAISPTDVGIDIEKHRVIEDAEGMVYDYFCSDEHQWLIESGVENRMPSFFTLWTRKEALLKAIGTGFSTPLNRISVMDGNIIAGQWRLESIVAPQGYSAAVSWQV
- a CDS encoding SDR family NAD(P)-dependent oxidoreductase, translated to MACRFPDADTVDTYWKNLKQGRESIVPVSREQLRRLGVADKVIDGGDYVEVSANLPNFDAFDAGFFKLSEKEAETIDPQHRLFLECAWEALEAAGYAQRRSELLIGVYGGVGPSTYSTDFLQNLYQVPGTNRFLDSASGFLVMLGNDKDYVSTRTSYKLDLRGPSLNVQSACSTGLLSVHLACQGLQLGECDVALAGASSILIPHGVGYIHQAGGIVSREGHCRAFDAAADGTVFSSGTGVVALKRLDDALSDGDFIHAVIKGSAANNDGAAKASFGAPSVRGQADVIRQALANAGVEANSIGFIETHGTGTPLGDPIEVRALAEVFAPSSNEQARCALGSVKTNIGHLSAAAGIAGLIKAVLALQHRTIPPTLHFQSLNPAISFDGTPFYINTAPEDWPAQAPCRAGVTSLGVGGTNVHVVLEEAPRQRSADEERKGQRPDVLALSADSEKALSNLLLKYRDYLLGPVAPEPSDVCYSANTGLAHFPYRFAAVSTSAADLAEQLDVASKRTSSVAPSQDGKLAFLFTGQGSQYPGMGKILYQTEPVFRHWIDIANPLVTDECGVPLLDLLFSPLVSKELLDQTRYTQPALLAFEYALAKLWLARGVKPDVLIGHSLGEFTAACVSGILPFDQALRLVGARGRLMQDARPAGAMLAVAMGLDEARRLIREFGSSLSIAAKNAPLSVVVSGEKQEILALREELERCGVSHSIVNASVASHSSLMESIVGDFAHHAKSVDFSSPTLPIIANVTGSISSQEMTSPDYWCKQLLKPVLFEQSVETALRLGVTTFLEIGPKSVLSNLGKMCASDRPAIQNTAWITALSENVDDCEQDALALAQLFESGAGIDWAAIYEDRKGRRIPLPSYPFQRRRYWPGVDDKVDERWFHRTLWRPEEQADRSADSPLPQILLVCGGADTAATELVNLLERQITAEAAKTVRWGRHRPIVMYLNEINIADIQALLRHTTTGKDAPECRLIYVAFASSQEDGETAPQAGPDATQGIFDALRFVRDASAFDGPIDLKVQILTRNAVSIDHQDLPVVPAQAAIWSVATVFGQEHRDIWHSVIDFDQSSTDLVVARLLRGDLADQTALRRRSSFVARLEDVELAESRSLAFRDDATYLVTGGLGGVGRSLVRWLADCGAKNILLIGRSLEDETKRSELKALRERIPNLRFERADVASRADMARIFSDIEVSGFPLKGVFHAAGVNENGMIADVAHDALDRALRPKLHGTLVLDELTRSCEMDVFICFSSLSSMLGFKGQAAYVAANAAMEAIVTKRACEGFPALAICWGPWAGDGMSASFGARQKARLAAMGIREFSPDEGVEKLSRLFGLSGIYGAFPIVWQSYLDQFNRRIPPLFSAVTCPKPTSVVGTGRTSKRPFKDEAAALPIEERTDFVVSSISAIVAKTLGTSPKTVRTDEAINRLGFDSLTTLELRDALKALGVVLPLGPLFSGASIADISKIILDQLETQTGVRLAPPSAVLPARREPLIIPRRNENASMQLVCFAYAGGGPAVFNGWADQLPDDIEVAIVQLPGRGSRLAERPHTRMHDLVDELTPVLVDYLDRPFAFFGHCVGGIQAFELAHRLEREYRLHPHHLFVAGSRAPQIYNERQAAIDAVQFGATAARSGAATEEDFIDMLKDVNFANNKALFKDAELLSLMLPVIKADYELNNTYIYQPKHPLATPITAIGGRADPYTTGEHILAWSEQSMLPLDTHFCPGDHYFMETHSSFLIETAAQILLGYASQARPRHIRIVSSN
- a CDS encoding glycine betaine ABC transporter substrate-binding protein; translation: MSLKLMNATINVAALSFVMMFSLSPERVLGQTQSAPITFYDGGWENIQISNAIAIYMIKHGFGRQAVDVDSNVPKMQNAMRSGTMDVNLEMYNNLMAEWVSAQVTDGKIVELGETYESASQGFYVPTYVIKGDAARGIKPLAPDLSSVQDLRKYLQAFRERDPDRQAKFINCIPGWACREINLIKLATYGLDNDLKSIEPKTENELNETILKEYEAGRPFITYYWAPSALPTMIDLTLLKEPAYDPACWAAIEKLLTPFQPGVPAERACAYETIPILKYATKKMVGENPDVVAFLRAMFIGSKTMGELAAYMHKQRATPDETALYFLRNHQTTWTKWVSDPVRSRVAASLSH